Below is a genomic region from Primulina eburnea isolate SZY01 chromosome 9, ASM2296580v1, whole genome shotgun sequence.
tcttgtggccaccttatgcttatgggtttggaagtcggtaggcgcaaccgaggacctctccgcccggtgacttacgaccggtttatgattttgtatgggtacggacatccagtccaagggctgtgattgatctctaccgcccagtatactgtggtttagtctgatcaggcgcttacgctatgttatgggccacttgcttagaaacattatctctaccagaaaattatgatatgttatgacagagctctattgagcaaagcttttacgtatgattttcagatatgcacgtagttataattattcatgatacgattttcaccgtacgctttacgatactttatttttaagttgcatgcgattttatgtagactcactagacttgattgttataggtattgatgaggtcgagactgcaggcggagaccagtgagcgatcttgggacagcagtagtaaacccgaggacctcatgatttagtttatgaaccttttattattcaaactcaattttaatacgttggattattttaagttgatatTTACGTTGGATTAATTTCAAACTGtttgtttgaaaacaatatttgcttccgctgttattttaaatttaaaattatttacatgtttattttataaattgggaAAATTatttatacatgtttattttataaattgggcaaattatttatttatttagaaaaattttaataattccataaaattatgaatacgaaatacgggcctttataATATGTTTGGATAactgatgagacctcggtttGGCATTGGTGTTGTCATAGTAGACCAGGATATGATCAACTGTTTGAGTAATgacacccaactcttggacgaaattcctcttcCAAAAACGCTCTTTTACTGCAGCCAATGCAGCTATGTATTCGGCCTCAATAGTTGAATCCGTTGTGGTGTCTTttttggaactcttccaagagatagCGTCACCATTGAgcttgaatacaaatccagagATCGATTTCAAATCGTGCAAATCTAATGGGAAGCTAGAGTCAGTGTAACCTTCCAATTTCGGTTCTCCACTCCTGTATAACAAAAACAAACTCTTAATTCTTCTCAAGAACTTAAGAATGTCCTTCATTACTTAAGAAAGGTTTAGTATCATGCATTTGCATTTAAACGCTCGAAAATTTGATCGTTAGCGTGTGTTGCGAAGGAGGACGGATGAACTACGAACAACCTTGAATTTTgctctccaaaatctcaaaagTTTTTGCGTGAAGTGGACGGTCGAATGGAGTTTCAAGAGCCCTAGGTTTCTTTttgttattttcgaaaattaagtGTTAATGGGTTAGGGTTTTGGGCTTTTTCTTTAAGAATAATTAGGTCTACTAATCTTaggtaaattaggcccattaatatctatttaattgtaaaataaaagtttacaaaatttgttttcaaaa
It encodes:
- the LOC140840842 gene encoding secreted RxLR effector protein 161-like, producing the protein MKDILKFLRRIKSLFLLYRSGEPKLEGYTDSSFPLDLHDLKSISGFVFKLNGDAISWKSSKKDTTTDSTIEAEYIAALAAVKERFWKRNFVQELGVITQTVDHILVYYDNTNAKPRDSLNEVITSKE